One window from the genome of Canis aureus isolate CA01 chromosome 18, VMU_Caureus_v.1.0, whole genome shotgun sequence encodes:
- the LOC144288921 gene encoding uncharacterized protein LOC144288921, giving the protein MPPGRRPARHRWGGRGARSARLRDSLARSLAPRSSVSLALALAPADYRAPALGFSRPLGLDGATSPRAGATPVPPRNSACRVAKERADPSSSLPEAQSSAQTPKRLHSLYPCASQSTSLPPKRRDGRTRKSAIRHPGRLPPSSRRLPSSYSIEPPSLPSARSCPLPGCLILPGSSEKSEVTFLSLQSWSRLRAERLQGPLGDERAARDAVEREGACRAAQSVPGARGRGGAGHVNVTA; this is encoded by the coding sequence ATGCCGCCCGGACGCCGCCCGGCGCGGCACcgctggggcgggcggggggcgcgctcGGCTCGCCTCCGGGACTCCCTGGCCCGCTCCCTCGCGCCCCGGAGCTCGGTCTcgctcgccctcgccctcgcccccgCCGACTACCGCGCTCCGGCGCTCGGGTTCTCGCGGCCGCTGGGGCTGGATGGAGCGACCTCCCCGCGGGCGGGCGCAACCCCGGTGCCGCCGCGAAACTCCGCCTGCCGAGTCGCCAAGGAGCGAGCCgatccctcctcttccctccccgaAGCGCAGTCCTCTGCACAGACACCGAAGCGATTACATAGTCTCTACCCCTGCGCGTCTCAGTCCACAAGCCTTCCACCTAAAAGAAGAGACGGGAGGACAAGAAAAAGTGCAATCAGACATCCCGGGCGCCTTCCTCCGAGTTCCCGCAGACTCCCCTCCTCCTACTCCATAGAGCCCCCATCGCTACCCTCGGCGCGCTCCTGCCCTCTCCCAGGCTGCTTAATCCTTCCTGGTTCCTCCGAGAAAAGCGAAGTTACTTTTCTTTCCCTGCAGAGCTGGAGCCGTCTTCGCGCAGAGAGGTTGCAGGGGCCCCTCGGGGATGAGCGCGCGGCGCGGGACGCAGTGGAACGGGAGGGGGCGTGCCGAGCAGCCCAGAGTGTGCCGGGAgcgcgggggaggggaggtgccGGGCACGTCAATGTCACGGCTTAA